The following proteins are co-located in the Acidobacteriota bacterium genome:
- the hisC gene encoding histidinol-phosphate transaminase, which translates to MPPKSARHLIRPLVRKLHAYVPGEQPRVRGLIKLNTNENPYPPSPRVLEAVKAAADARLRLYPNPTSERLREKLARLHGCTPAHVIVGNGSDELLALATRAFVEPAARGVARARSTVQYFTPSYSLYPVLADIHGAHRTAVPLESDFGLPGSAARARRGWNPRAALSFVTTPNAPSGRGYATATLDALCRTHTGIVVLDEAYVDFADDHAMALALTHPHVLVARTFSKAYSLCFQRVGYVVGHPDLVAALDKVRDSYNVNGLGQIAAEATLADLAYYRRNFRRIVATRARLSHALTAHGFRVLPSQTNFILAMPPGPPASDWLRRLRERKILVRWFDAPEVRDALRITIGTDEEADALIDAVRKILGLR; encoded by the coding sequence ATGCCGCCCAAATCCGCCCGCCACCTGATCCGTCCGCTCGTCCGGAAGCTCCACGCGTACGTGCCGGGCGAGCAGCCGAGGGTCAGGGGGCTGATCAAGCTCAACACCAACGAGAACCCGTATCCACCGTCACCACGAGTGCTCGAGGCCGTCAAGGCGGCCGCGGACGCCAGGCTCCGGCTGTACCCCAACCCGACGAGCGAGCGGCTGAGAGAGAAGCTCGCGCGGCTGCACGGGTGCACGCCGGCGCACGTGATCGTGGGCAACGGGTCGGACGAGCTCCTGGCCCTGGCCACGCGCGCGTTCGTCGAGCCGGCCGCGCGCGGCGTCGCGCGCGCGCGCTCGACCGTCCAGTACTTCACGCCGAGCTACTCGCTCTATCCGGTGCTCGCCGACATCCACGGCGCGCACAGGACCGCCGTGCCGCTCGAAAGCGATTTCGGCCTGCCGGGTTCCGCGGCACGAGCGCGGCGCGGCTGGAATCCGCGCGCGGCCCTGAGCTTCGTGACGACGCCGAACGCGCCGAGCGGGCGAGGGTACGCGACCGCCACGCTCGACGCCCTCTGCCGCACGCACACCGGCATCGTCGTGCTCGACGAGGCCTACGTGGACTTCGCGGACGACCACGCCATGGCGCTGGCGTTGACGCACCCGCACGTGCTCGTCGCGCGCACGTTCTCGAAGGCGTACTCGCTCTGCTTCCAGCGCGTCGGATACGTCGTCGGCCATCCCGATCTCGTCGCGGCGCTCGACAAGGTGCGCGACAGCTACAACGTCAACGGCCTCGGCCAGATCGCCGCGGAGGCAACGCTCGCCGACCTCGCCTACTACCGCCGCAACTTCCGCCGCATCGTCGCCACGCGCGCGCGGCTGTCGCACGCGCTCACGGCGCACGGCTTCCGCGTGCTGCCGAGCCAGACGAACTTCATCCTCGCCATGCCCCCGGGCCCGCCGGCCTCGGACTGGCTGCGGCGGCTGCGCGAACGGAAGATCCTGGTGCGCTGGTTCGACGCGCCCGAGGTGAGAGACGCGCTGCGCATCACGATCGGCACGGATGAAGAGGCCGACGCGCTCATCGATGCGGTGCGGAAGATCCTGGGCCTTCGGTAG
- a CDS encoding protein kinase — MALPPGSRFGPYELTALLGAGGMGEVYRARDTRLGRDVAVKVLPAGAQSAEARQRFAREARVVAALQHPNICGVYDVGDTPDGHGYLVMELLQGETLQQQIARASPPPPLDHVLDTAAALADALEAAHAAGVVHRDIKPANIVLTPRGPKILDFGIAKTPVDQSPDGATTKGAWRTETGITLGTLAYMSPEQLRGEPVDARSDLFSFGLVLYEMIARRPAFTGDTGVAVAAALLHRQPAPLRAARPDVPPALEAVVFKALEKDRALRYQHASELRSDLLRLERDLTAPSAEVSTSAGPTSRRWTTAVAAGIGLALALAAGFVYSRPSRAAALSDTDTIVLADFSNTTGDAVFDDTLRQGLSVQLQQSPFLSLVAEARIRRTLGQMGQPADARVTPQLAAEVCERVGATAVLDGSITSLGTQYVIGLRARTCATGDLLAEEQTQAARKEDVLDALSRVATAFRARVGESLATVTQYSVPLVEATTPSLEALKAYSAAQRINLSRGGFEAVPMYRRALELDPAFAVAHGGLGLAYSAMGESAASIFHTRRAFELRGRATDRERFYISVLYERQVTGNLERARQVFDAWLQVYPRDAVGHCLYGGFTTHGTGRLEQVIDESAKCLSLDPDIGYGYANTALASIFLDRPDQRATRWPVPTPASCRWRSTRCCGTGLRSCEGPRWHRTKRRRAPPETRRRSWRTCSRSCRRCTARSVARGPSRIGRRRSRSGTAVRRAPRPSR, encoded by the coding sequence ATGGCGTTGCCGCCAGGCTCGCGCTTCGGGCCGTACGAGCTGACCGCTCTGCTGGGCGCGGGCGGGATGGGCGAGGTCTACCGCGCGCGCGATACGCGGCTCGGACGCGACGTCGCCGTCAAGGTGCTGCCGGCCGGGGCACAGTCGGCCGAGGCCCGCCAGCGCTTCGCGCGCGAGGCGCGCGTGGTGGCCGCGCTCCAGCACCCCAACATCTGCGGCGTGTACGACGTCGGCGACACGCCAGACGGCCACGGCTATCTCGTCATGGAGCTGCTCCAGGGCGAGACGCTCCAGCAGCAGATCGCCCGCGCCTCGCCGCCCCCGCCGCTCGACCACGTCCTCGACACCGCGGCCGCGCTCGCCGATGCGCTCGAGGCGGCTCACGCTGCCGGCGTCGTCCACCGCGACATCAAGCCGGCCAACATCGTCCTGACGCCGCGGGGACCGAAGATCCTCGACTTCGGCATCGCGAAGACGCCGGTGGACCAGTCGCCGGACGGCGCGACCACGAAGGGCGCGTGGCGCACCGAGACCGGCATCACGCTCGGCACGCTCGCCTACATGTCGCCGGAACAACTGCGCGGCGAGCCGGTCGATGCGCGATCCGATCTGTTCTCGTTCGGCCTCGTGCTCTACGAGATGATCGCGCGACGGCCGGCGTTCACGGGTGACACCGGCGTCGCGGTGGCCGCGGCGCTCCTGCACCGGCAACCCGCACCGCTTCGTGCGGCCCGGCCCGACGTTCCCCCTGCGCTCGAGGCGGTGGTCTTCAAGGCGCTCGAGAAGGATCGAGCGCTCCGCTACCAGCACGCGTCGGAGCTGCGGAGCGATCTGCTGCGGCTGGAACGCGATCTCACCGCGCCTTCGGCCGAGGTGTCGACGAGCGCTGGGCCGACTTCCAGGAGATGGACGACGGCCGTGGCCGCAGGCATCGGGTTGGCGCTCGCGCTGGCTGCCGGGTTCGTCTACTCGAGACCCTCGCGCGCCGCCGCGCTCTCGGACACCGACACCATCGTCCTCGCCGACTTCTCGAACACCACGGGGGATGCGGTGTTCGACGACACGCTGCGCCAGGGCCTGTCGGTGCAACTCCAGCAGTCGCCGTTCCTCAGCCTGGTGGCCGAGGCGCGCATCCGTCGCACGTTGGGTCAGATGGGGCAGCCGGCCGATGCGCGCGTGACGCCGCAGTTGGCTGCCGAAGTGTGCGAACGCGTGGGCGCGACGGCCGTGCTCGACGGTTCCATCACGTCGCTCGGCACCCAGTACGTGATCGGGCTGCGCGCGCGCACCTGCGCGACGGGCGACCTGCTGGCCGAAGAGCAGACGCAGGCTGCTCGCAAAGAGGATGTGCTGGATGCGCTCAGCCGCGTGGCCACGGCGTTTCGCGCCCGCGTCGGCGAGTCGCTCGCCACCGTGACGCAGTACTCGGTGCCGCTGGTCGAGGCGACGACCCCATCTCTCGAAGCGCTGAAAGCGTACAGCGCCGCGCAGCGCATCAACCTGAGCAGGGGCGGCTTCGAGGCCGTGCCGATGTACCGCCGAGCCCTCGAGCTCGATCCGGCATTCGCGGTGGCGCACGGCGGGCTTGGCCTGGCCTACAGCGCGATGGGCGAGAGCGCAGCCTCGATCTTCCACACCAGGCGCGCGTTCGAGCTGCGCGGCCGGGCGACGGATCGCGAGCGCTTCTACATCTCGGTGCTGTACGAGCGGCAGGTCACGGGCAACCTGGAACGGGCGCGGCAGGTCTTCGACGCCTGGCTGCAAGTCTATCCGCGCGATGCCGTCGGGCACTGCCTCTATGGGGGCTTCACGACGCACGGAACCGGCCGCCTGGAGCAGGTGATCGACGAGTCCGCGAAGTGCCTGTCGCTCGATCCGGACATCGGGTATGGATACGCCAACACCGCGCTCGCCAGCATCTTCCTGGATCGGCCGGACCAGCGAGCGACGCGCTGGCCCGTGCCGACGCCCGCAAGCTGCAGATGGCGGAGTACCCGGTGCTGCGGCACTGGATTGCGTTCCTGCGAGGGACCCAGGTGGCATCGGACCAAACGGCGACGAGCGCCGCCGGAGACGCGGCGCCGTTCATGGCGCACGTGCAGTCGCTCCTGCCGGCGCTGCACGGCGCGCTCGGTCGCGCGCGGACCCTCTCGCATCGGGCGACGGAGATCGCGCAGCGGAACGGCCGTGCGGAGAGCGCCGCGACCTTCGCGGTGA
- a CDS encoding ABC transporter permease, protein MQQFFEAAGIALQAIWANKLRSLLTVIGNVVAVTSIIAVVSLVQGLNASVEDAIQTQFAADSFSVRRTGLSATDDEQLRQESNPRITLDDRDAIHAFATSVGMVMAEASQNAEMKFRNESLDSVQVRGLTKEYLSLPSTNIERGRAITPTEFDRGRFVAIIGWGVADRLFGSVEPLGKTLAIAGVQFEIVGVAPQKGSLLGQSQDEWAVVPLPAYRKVFGSTQSLDLTVRPIDPSLVQVAMDEVRVALRVDRRLRPSEPDNFGILTSDTFLAIYSQATTGLFAVLIGVVSLSLVVGGIVIMNIMLMVVSERTREIGLRKSLGARRRDIMWQILTESITLSTFGGLWGTACGFLVAWALSQVTPLPAIVEPWSVVLGIGMTAAVGLFFGMYPAARAAALDPIEALRKE, encoded by the coding sequence ATGCAGCAGTTCTTCGAAGCCGCGGGCATCGCGCTGCAGGCCATCTGGGCCAACAAGCTCCGCTCTCTCCTGACCGTGATCGGCAACGTGGTCGCCGTCACGTCGATCATCGCGGTCGTCTCGCTGGTGCAGGGGCTCAACGCGTCGGTCGAGGACGCCATCCAGACGCAGTTCGCCGCCGACTCGTTCTCGGTTCGACGGACGGGGCTGAGCGCCACCGACGACGAGCAGCTCCGGCAGGAGAGCAACCCGCGGATCACGCTCGACGACAGGGACGCGATTCACGCCTTCGCGACGAGCGTCGGCATGGTGATGGCCGAGGCGTCTCAGAACGCCGAGATGAAGTTCCGCAACGAGTCGCTCGACTCGGTGCAGGTTCGAGGCCTCACGAAGGAGTATCTCTCGCTTCCCTCGACGAACATCGAACGCGGGCGCGCCATCACGCCCACCGAGTTCGATCGCGGCCGCTTCGTCGCCATCATCGGCTGGGGCGTCGCCGACAGGCTCTTCGGGTCCGTCGAGCCGCTCGGCAAGACGCTCGCGATCGCCGGGGTGCAGTTCGAGATCGTCGGCGTCGCACCCCAGAAGGGGTCGCTGCTCGGCCAGTCGCAGGATGAATGGGCGGTGGTGCCGCTTCCCGCGTACCGCAAGGTGTTCGGATCGACCCAGTCTCTCGATCTGACGGTGCGCCCCATCGATCCGTCGCTCGTGCAGGTGGCGATGGACGAGGTGCGCGTGGCGCTTCGCGTGGACCGGCGCTTGCGGCCGTCGGAGCCCGACAACTTCGGCATCCTGACGTCCGACACGTTCCTCGCCATCTACTCGCAAGCCACCACCGGGCTGTTCGCGGTGCTCATCGGCGTCGTCAGCCTCTCGCTGGTCGTCGGCGGCATCGTGATCATGAACATCATGCTGATGGTCGTGAGCGAACGCACGCGCGAGATCGGCCTGCGCAAATCGCTCGGCGCGCGACGACGCGACATCATGTGGCAGATTCTCACCGAGTCGATCACGCTCTCCACCTTTGGCGGGCTCTGGGGCACGGCGTGCGGTTTTCTGGTCGCGTGGGCCCTCAGCCAGGTCACGCCGCTGCCTGCCATCGTCGAGCCCTGGTCCGTCGTGCTGGGGATCGGCATGACGGCGGCCGTCGGCCTGTTCTTCGGCATGTATCCGGCCGCGCGGGCCGCGGCGCTCGATCCCATCGAAGCGCTCCGAAAGGAATGA
- a CDS encoding response regulator transcription factor → MSDHESQPASGDSDAAPAARRPVVLIVDDDLELCEVMSEYLREQGCLVHTAHDGRSGLAAALRPGHDVVLLDVMLPVLDGFEVLRQVRRRSRVPIIMLTARAGAQDRVDGLNTGADDYLPKPFHPAELMARISAVLRRAGGSWHAPATTIEVGSVRVNEERRQAWCNGTALPLTSVEFEILDLLVRSAGRIVSRDQIAAVLYQREASPYERSVDVHVSHLRRKLKDLGQDPIRTVRGTGYLFERNP, encoded by the coding sequence ATGTCAGACCACGAATCGCAGCCCGCATCCGGCGACTCGGACGCAGCGCCGGCGGCGCGACGTCCGGTCGTGCTGATCGTCGACGACGACCTCGAGTTGTGCGAGGTGATGAGCGAGTACCTGCGCGAGCAAGGCTGCCTCGTGCACACCGCGCACGACGGCCGCTCCGGTCTGGCCGCCGCGCTTCGTCCCGGCCACGACGTCGTCCTGCTGGACGTCATGCTGCCGGTGCTCGACGGGTTCGAGGTGCTCCGTCAGGTCCGGCGCCGCAGCCGGGTTCCCATCATCATGCTGACGGCCCGCGCGGGGGCGCAGGATCGCGTCGATGGCCTGAATACCGGCGCCGACGATTACCTGCCGAAGCCCTTCCACCCCGCCGAGCTGATGGCCAGGATCTCCGCCGTGCTGCGTCGCGCCGGCGGAAGCTGGCACGCACCCGCGACGACGATCGAGGTCGGTTCGGTGCGCGTGAACGAAGAGCGGCGCCAGGCCTGGTGCAACGGCACGGCCTTGCCGCTCACCTCCGTGGAGTTCGAGATTCTCGATCTGCTCGTCCGATCGGCGGGCCGCATCGTGTCCCGCGATCAGATCGCGGCCGTGCTCTATCAGCGTGAAGCCTCGCCCTACGAGCGCAGCGTCGACGTGCACGTCAGTCACCTGCGCCGCAAGCTGAAGGATCTCGGGCAGGATCCCATCCGGACCGTCCGCGGCACCGGGTATCTGTTCGAACGGAATCCGTGA
- a CDS encoding ABC transporter ATP-binding protein, whose protein sequence is MIEVRDLWKTYRMGEEDVHALRGTTLSIERGEYVAIMGPSGSGKSTLMNLVGCLDTPTKGSYLLNGEQVSQMTDDELARIRNEEIGFVFQTFNLLPRATALHNVELPLVYAGVPARVRATRAAEALERVELTNRQHHRPNEMSGGQRQRVAIARALVNTPSILLADEPTGNLDSKTGVEIMGLFAKLHQAGNTIVLVTHEADVAAYAHRTIHVRDGQVERDIRQAA, encoded by the coding sequence TTGATCGAAGTTCGCGACCTCTGGAAGACGTACCGCATGGGTGAGGAGGACGTGCACGCGCTCCGCGGCACGACCTTGTCGATTGAGCGCGGCGAGTACGTCGCCATCATGGGCCCGTCCGGCTCGGGCAAGTCCACGCTCATGAACCTCGTCGGGTGCTTGGATACGCCGACGAAGGGCAGCTATCTGCTCAACGGCGAGCAGGTGAGCCAGATGACCGACGATGAGCTCGCCCGGATTCGGAACGAGGAGATCGGGTTCGTCTTCCAGACGTTCAATCTCCTGCCCCGGGCCACGGCCCTGCACAACGTGGAGCTGCCGCTCGTGTACGCGGGCGTGCCGGCGCGCGTGAGGGCGACGCGTGCGGCCGAGGCGCTCGAGCGCGTCGAGCTGACGAACCGCCAGCATCACCGCCCGAACGAGATGTCGGGAGGCCAGCGGCAGCGCGTCGCCATCGCGCGCGCCCTCGTGAACACCCCGTCGATTCTGCTGGCGGACGAGCCGACGGGGAATCTCGACTCGAAGACGGGCGTCGAGATCATGGGCCTGTTCGCCAAGCTGCACCAGGCGGGGAACACGATCGTGCTCGTCACGCACGAGGCTGACGTGGCGGCCTACGCGCACCGCACCATTCACGTTCGCGACGGCCAAGTCGAGCGCGATATCCGGCAGGCGGCCTGA
- the bcp gene encoding thioredoxin-dependent thiol peroxidase, with protein sequence MPLIEPGRKAPAFTLKDQNGRAHSLSDYAGKPAVLYFYPKDDTPGCTAESCAFRDNLPKFKAGKAVVLGASILDEKSKAKFAEKYALTFPLLADADHEVAEKYGVWQEKSRYGRKYMGIVRTTYLIGPDGKVAKRWDNVKVEGHAEDVLAEVKALA encoded by the coding sequence ATGCCGCTCATCGAGCCGGGCCGCAAGGCCCCTGCGTTCACCCTGAAGGATCAGAACGGCCGCGCGCACTCGCTCTCGGACTACGCGGGCAAACCGGCCGTGCTGTACTTCTACCCCAAAGACGACACCCCGGGATGCACGGCGGAGTCGTGCGCGTTCCGGGACAACCTGCCGAAGTTCAAGGCCGGCAAGGCCGTCGTCCTCGGCGCGAGCATCCTGGACGAGAAGAGCAAGGCGAAGTTCGCCGAGAAGTACGCGCTCACGTTCCCGCTGCTCGCCGACGCGGATCACGAGGTCGCCGAGAAGTACGGCGTGTGGCAGGAGAAGTCGCGCTACGGCCGGAAGTACATGGGCATCGTGCGCACGACGTACTTGATCGGACCGGACGGCAAGGTCGCGAAGCGCTGGGACAACGTGAAGGTCGAAGGTCACGCCGAAGACGTGCTCGCGGAGGTCAAGGCGCTCGCGTAG
- a CDS encoding HAMP domain-containing protein, translating to MIFGAVGNLFRGTYTVQVSQAASVYERDGREAASRFLASLDAAFGAEHHLTDSAGRDVTTGDNRLEVLDALRRAGDGPVPLRGRFAYGRASPDGRYWLLVLDDPPFTMRSFAPFYLLIVSAVLLISWLVTIGIASPLRTLASAADRFGRGDLDVRVPYRGRSEIGTLASSFNQMADRIQTLLTAERRLLQDISHELRSPLARLSFAAELARTAPDRQAAIDRLQRDIDRLAGLVGELVEITRAEGDPEARDMRRLALAPLVTDVIDACRLDAEARGCSIVWTGRAEQPVIGNPELLRRAVENVLRNAIRHSPAGAQVQVELAESDASATVSVRDVGPGVPEKDITNVFRPFYRVDESRQTDTGGVGLGLAIVHRAMQLHHGSVAAENAHPGLLVKLTLPVAPEREDA from the coding sequence GTGATCTTCGGTGCGGTCGGCAACCTGTTCCGCGGCACCTACACGGTGCAGGTCAGTCAGGCGGCGAGCGTCTACGAACGTGACGGGAGGGAGGCGGCGAGCCGGTTTCTGGCGAGCCTGGACGCCGCCTTCGGCGCGGAGCATCACCTGACCGACAGCGCAGGACGCGACGTCACCACGGGCGACAATCGGCTCGAGGTCCTGGACGCGCTGCGGCGGGCCGGCGACGGGCCGGTGCCTCTCCGCGGCCGCTTCGCGTACGGGCGCGCGTCGCCCGACGGCCGCTACTGGCTGCTGGTCCTCGACGATCCGCCGTTCACGATGCGCAGTTTCGCTCCGTTCTACCTGCTGATCGTGTCGGCGGTGCTACTGATCTCGTGGCTGGTGACGATCGGGATCGCCTCGCCGCTCCGGACGCTCGCGTCGGCGGCGGACCGGTTCGGCCGCGGCGACCTCGACGTCAGGGTGCCGTACCGAGGACGGAGCGAGATCGGCACGCTGGCGTCGTCGTTCAATCAGATGGCCGATCGCATCCAGACGTTGCTGACCGCCGAACGACGGCTGCTGCAGGACATCTCGCACGAGCTGCGGTCGCCGCTCGCGCGGCTCAGCTTCGCCGCGGAGCTCGCCCGCACGGCACCGGACCGTCAGGCCGCGATCGATCGCCTCCAGCGCGACATCGACCGGCTGGCGGGTCTCGTCGGCGAGCTGGTCGAGATCACACGAGCGGAAGGCGACCCAGAGGCGCGCGACATGAGGCGGTTGGCGCTCGCGCCGCTCGTCACCGACGTCATCGACGCCTGCCGGCTGGATGCGGAGGCACGAGGTTGCAGCATCGTGTGGACCGGCCGCGCGGAACAACCGGTGATCGGCAATCCCGAGCTGCTGCGGCGGGCCGTCGAGAACGTCCTGCGCAACGCCATCCGGCATTCGCCCGCCGGTGCTCAGGTGCAGGTCGAGCTCGCAGAGAGCGACGCGTCGGCAACGGTGTCCGTGCGCGACGTCGGACCTGGCGTTCCTGAGAAGGACATCACGAACGTCTTTCGGCCGTTCTACCGCGTGGACGAGTCGAGACAGACGGACACCGGCGGCGTCGGGCTCGGCCTGGCGATCGTGCACCGGGCCATGCAACTGCACCACGGATCGGTCGCGGCCGAGAACGCGCATCCGGGCCTGCTCGTGAAGCTGACGCTGCCCGTGGCCCCCGAGCGCGAGGACGCGTGA
- a CDS encoding efflux RND transporter periplasmic adaptor subunit, with protein MRKKTWIVAAILLAASAAGFAQYRSRRPAGTEVTVETIATHDLQALVSASGKIRAKKTINISAETMGKVVNLAVTEGQRVQKGELLLEIDPRNLETVVQNREASLASARSQLEQTRSQIESARVALQQATDTLRRQQDLWRAGLIPRETYERAQNDLKMRETDLRVSEQSVLTQEQRIKVEEANVASARFDLNKVRVVAPIDGLITKRNVEEGETAVVGTMNNAGTVLLVVADMSIIETEIEVDETDVPYVAVGQRASVAIDAFPDESFPGRVTEVGNSPITTTSGTATTGRATNFKVVVQLEGDVPNVRPGFTCTATITTATRAKVLGVPIQAMTVRELIVDTNGRIVPSSPTGTGSPTPAPVVPKDGESRKELVGVFVVDAGRAKFVPVETGIAGEKYFEVLGGLTAGVQVITGPFASVRSLKDGDAVVSSAAVAEATPGGSMLPPPPPEGGGGGRGAGD; from the coding sequence ATGAGGAAGAAGACGTGGATCGTCGCCGCCATCCTGCTCGCCGCCTCCGCGGCGGGCTTTGCGCAATACCGATCACGCAGACCTGCCGGCACCGAGGTCACCGTCGAGACGATCGCGACGCACGATCTGCAGGCGCTCGTCTCGGCCAGCGGCAAGATCCGGGCGAAGAAGACGATCAACATCAGCGCCGAGACCATGGGCAAGGTGGTGAACCTGGCGGTCACCGAGGGTCAACGGGTCCAGAAGGGGGAGCTGCTCCTCGAGATCGATCCACGGAATCTCGAGACGGTCGTGCAGAATCGCGAGGCGTCGCTGGCGTCGGCGCGCTCGCAACTGGAGCAGACGAGATCGCAGATCGAGAGCGCCAGGGTCGCCCTGCAGCAGGCCACCGACACGCTGCGTCGTCAGCAGGACTTGTGGCGCGCCGGCCTGATTCCCCGCGAGACGTACGAACGCGCGCAGAACGACCTGAAGATGCGCGAGACCGATCTCCGGGTCAGCGAGCAGTCGGTTCTCACCCAGGAACAACGGATCAAGGTCGAAGAGGCCAACGTCGCCAGCGCGCGCTTCGATCTGAACAAGGTCAGGGTCGTCGCGCCGATCGACGGCCTGATCACGAAGCGCAACGTCGAGGAAGGCGAAACCGCCGTGGTCGGCACCATGAACAACGCTGGCACCGTCCTGCTCGTGGTCGCCGACATGTCCATCATCGAGACCGAGATCGAAGTCGACGAGACCGACGTGCCGTACGTCGCCGTCGGCCAACGCGCGAGCGTCGCCATCGACGCGTTTCCGGACGAATCGTTCCCCGGTCGAGTCACCGAGGTCGGCAACAGCCCGATCACCACGACCAGCGGGACGGCCACGACCGGGCGCGCCACGAACTTCAAGGTCGTCGTGCAGCTCGAGGGTGACGTGCCGAACGTTCGGCCTGGCTTCACCTGCACGGCGACGATCACGACGGCCACGCGAGCCAAGGTGCTGGGAGTGCCGATCCAGGCGATGACCGTTCGCGAGCTGATCGTCGACACGAACGGCAGGATCGTGCCCTCCTCGCCCACGGGGACCGGCAGCCCCACACCGGCACCGGTCGTGCCGAAGGACGGCGAGTCGCGCAAGGAGCTCGTGGGCGTGTTCGTGGTCGACGCTGGGCGGGCGAAGTTCGTGCCGGTCGAGACCGGCATCGCGGGCGAGAAGTACTTCGAGGTGCTGGGCGGCTTGACCGCGGGCGTGCAGGTCATCACCGGGCCGTTCGCGAGTGTCCGCTCCTTGAAGGATGGCGACGCCGTCGTCTCGTCCGCCGCCGTTGCGGAGGCGACGCCGGGCGGGTCCATGCTTCCGCCTCCCCCGCCGGAAGGCGGAGGCGGCGGCCGCGGGGCCGGCGACTGA
- a CDS encoding ABC transporter permease — MRFSLIGEIVSMSWETVRGNKLRSFLTVLGIVIGITSIVGMTAMIRGFDESIRDVFRTLGPNTVFVSKMSVVSFSSGRSFQELIMRPNITAADADAVERGAPSVEFVDLTLGTGGPGGRSERIFAGNQRTKPLQVFGTTENWPAAQQLPVDTGRFFTAGEVQRRARVAVLGQSPASALFPNVNPLGKPVRIGFEAFTVVGIMAKRPSPGGFNVGADDFVVIPVTTYAKQYGIRLNDLARGTSRGTMIAAIPREGVGVEQVKREVEEVMRARHALRVDQPNDFDLVTQDAFLAIWEQISQATLLALVVLSSIALLVGGIGVMSIMTISVTERTREIGVRKALGARRSEVLFQFLLEAVFLTSAGGLIGIVSGAAAGWAVHYLSGFPISLPWWSFAIGIGFSAGVGVLFGMLPAVRASRMDPIEALRYE; from the coding sequence GTGCGTTTCAGTTTGATCGGCGAAATCGTCTCGATGTCGTGGGAGACGGTGCGCGGCAACAAGCTTCGATCGTTCCTGACGGTGCTCGGCATCGTGATCGGCATCACGTCCATCGTCGGCATGACGGCGATGATCCGCGGTTTCGACGAGTCCATCCGCGACGTGTTCCGCACGCTCGGACCGAACACCGTTTTCGTCTCCAAGATGTCGGTCGTGAGCTTCTCGTCGGGGCGATCGTTCCAGGAACTGATCATGCGGCCGAACATCACCGCGGCCGATGCCGACGCCGTCGAGCGCGGGGCGCCGTCGGTCGAGTTCGTGGACCTGACGCTCGGAACCGGCGGCCCCGGCGGCCGGTCGGAGCGCATCTTCGCCGGCAACCAGCGGACGAAGCCGCTGCAGGTGTTCGGCACCACGGAGAACTGGCCCGCCGCGCAGCAATTGCCGGTGGACACGGGCCGGTTCTTCACCGCCGGTGAGGTCCAGCGGCGAGCTCGCGTGGCCGTGTTGGGACAGTCACCGGCCTCGGCGCTGTTTCCGAACGTGAATCCGCTCGGCAAGCCCGTGCGCATCGGGTTCGAGGCGTTCACGGTGGTCGGCATCATGGCCAAGCGGCCGAGCCCGGGCGGCTTCAACGTCGGCGCAGACGATTTCGTCGTCATTCCCGTGACGACGTACGCGAAGCAGTACGGCATTCGGCTGAACGATCTCGCGCGGGGCACGTCGCGCGGCACGATGATCGCCGCGATCCCCCGCGAGGGCGTCGGGGTCGAACAGGTGAAGCGCGAAGTCGAGGAGGTCATGCGCGCCCGGCACGCACTGCGGGTCGATCAGCCGAACGACTTCGATCTCGTGACACAGGACGCCTTCCTGGCCATCTGGGAACAGATCAGCCAGGCCACGTTGCTCGCGCTCGTCGTGCTCTCGTCCATCGCGTTGCTCGTTGGCGGCATCGGCGTCATGAGCATCATGACCATCAGCGTGACCGAGCGCACGCGGGAGATCGGCGTCCGCAAGGCGCTCGGCGCCAGACGCTCGGAAGTCCTGTTCCAGTTCCTGCTCGAAGCGGTGTTCCTGACGTCGGCGGGCGGGCTCATCGGCATCGTGTCCGGCGCGGCGGCCGGGTGGGCCGTGCACTATCTCAGCGGCTTCCCGATTTCGCTCCCGTGGTGGTCGTTCGCGATTGGGATTGGATTCTCGGCGGGTGTGGGCGTGCTCTTCGGCATGCTGCCTGCCGTGCGGGCGTCGCGAATGGATCCCATCGAGGCGCTCCGCTACGAATAG